One stretch of Scyliorhinus canicula chromosome 7, sScyCan1.1, whole genome shotgun sequence DNA includes these proteins:
- the LOC119969651 gene encoding osteoclast stimulatory transmembrane protein-like, whose amino-acid sequence MSACLNVASSLRTGVQHQLSYVWSVYSKPTPCNIKELFILFLFCLSIAGATGGLLYQWLSNTLQYKEDPSGIVAGTFASIVLLLLFLVHPARCAFTLIIPTLVTKQGRKLLLSGICLLLGTNVIPNIVRNIKMLLELSQCILRSATDNILNSTQLVSQAMSALELGGIDKVIKMLHLQLNYHPDINYAHIRSTLTNVSQQINGEFQSVQVWMDRATLLTNRAFATILILNLIVASIWYLAHYLTDLDFDNNYLTRKLEKLCKSSSANCDVFLSMAGKLTKTTGLKLSQKEKRKCLIRLIMVTIYLVLSAAVIAADYGIFHLTSSLTQWTENAPCLTANLDLTFVIEMDIPGISDMEKFKDNTLGFFGVNTNVKVIKPIVDINKKLSWCYDLIPIDCVKKPVRPDLQVICFVGGMYIVTYFMAALDAYAVRVRRRIAASFFQNQEEERISYLYQKILTKCGKGSNRQYVISAGPSEGGSWERGCAEHGGVSRISQRWRGNERTQEQPASEPATLAMASYRTAEAPHWEMQDSEEEETNF is encoded by the exons ATGTCTGCCTGTTTAAACGTTGCCAGCAGTTTGCGAACTGGGGTACAACACCAGTTGAGTTATGTTTGGTCCGTCTATTCCAAACCTACCCCATGCAACATTAAAGagcttttcattttatttctgttCTGTTTGAGTATCGCTGGTGCTACTGGGGGACTTCTATATCAATGGCTGTCAAACACACTCCAATACAAAGAGGATCCATCGGGTATTGTTGCAGGCACCTTTGCCTCCATCGTTCTGCTGCTTCTATTTCTGGTGCACCCTGCCCGTTGTGCCTTTACCTTGATAATCCCTACGCTGGTCACCAAACAGGGTCGAAAGTTGCTTCTATCTGGAATATGTCTACTCCTTGGAACAAACGTCATCCCAAACATTGTTCGAAATATCAAGATGTTACTGGAACTATCTCAGTGTATTCTGAGGAGTGCAACAGACAATATCTTAAACTCTACTCAACTAGTATCTCAAGCAATGTCTGCCTTGGAACTTGGTGGCATAGATAAAGTTATTAAAATGTTGCACTTACAACTAAACTACCATCCAGATATAAACTATGCCCATATTAGAAGTACTTTGACAAATGTCAGTCAGCAGATAAATGGAGAATTTCAGAGTGTACAGGTGTGGATGGACCGAGCCACGCTGTTGACTAACAGAGCATTTGCTACCATACTCATCTTGAATCTGATTGTGGCATCAATCTGGTACCTCGCTCATTATCTGACCGATCTAGATTTTGACAATAACTACCTGACGAGGAAGCTGGAGAAACTGTGCAAGAGCAGTTCAGCCAACTGTGACGTGTTTCTGTCTATGGCTGGGAAGTTAACAAAAACAACAGGACTAAAACTGTCTCAAAAGGAAAAGAGGAAGTGTCTGATACGCCTGATAATGGTTACTATATACTTAGTACTGTCAGCAGCAGTTATAGCAGCAGATTATGGCATCTTCCACCTCACCAGCAGCCTCACACAATGGACAGAGAATGCTCCGTGTTTAACTGCGAACCTGGATCTCACATTTGTG ATAGAAATGGACATCCCTGGAATTTCAGACATGGAAAAATTTAAAGACAACACACTGGGTTTTTTTGGTGTAAATACTAATGTTAAAGTAATAAAACCAATAGTGGACATTAACAAAAAGCTCTCCTGGTGTTATGACCTGATACCCATTGACTGTGTAAAGAAGCCAGTTCGTCCGGATTTGCAGGTAATATGTTTTGTCGGTGGTATGTACATTGTTACTTATTTCATGGCAGCATTGGATGCCTATGCAGTCCGCGTACGCAGAAGAATTGCAGCCTCGTTTTTCCAGAACCaggaagaagaaagaatcagttaCTTGTATCAGAAGATTTTAACGAAATGTGGAAAAGGCAGCAATAGACAATACGTAATTTCAGCTGGACCCTCAGAGGGGGGCTCCTGGGAGAGGGGCTGTGCAGAGCACGGAGGAGTAAGCCGCATCTCACAGCGATGGAGGGGAAACGAAAGAACTCAAGAACAACCTGCGAGCGAACCGGCAACTCTCGCAATGGCGAGTTACAGAACAGCTGAGGCACCTCATTGGGAGATGCAAGACAGCGAAGAGGAGGAAACCAACTTTTAA